From Zhongshania aliphaticivorans, one genomic window encodes:
- the rplT gene encoding 50S ribosomal protein L20, producing MPRVKRGVTAHRRHKKILKQAKGYYGARSRIYRVAKQAVIKAGQYAYRDRRAKKRVFRALWITRINAGSRANGLSYSRLIAGLKKADIALDRRVLADLAVHDKEAFAVIVERAKTALA from the coding sequence ATGCCCCGCGTAAAACGTGGTGTGACCGCACACCGTCGTCATAAAAAGATTCTGAAACAAGCCAAGGGTTACTATGGTGCCCGTTCACGTATTTACCGTGTTGCAAAACAAGCGGTAATTAAAGCGGGTCAATACGCTTACCGTGACCGTCGTGCCAAGAAACGTGTTTTCCGCGCTTTGTGGATCACGCGTATTAACGCTGGATCACGTGCTAATGGCCTGAGCTATAGCCGTTTGATCGCTGGTTTGAAAAAAGCAGATATCGCTTTAGACCGTCGCGTATTGGCCGATTTGGCCGTACATGACAAAGAAGCCTTTGCTGTTATCGTAGAACGCGCGAAAACAGCCTTAGCTTAA